One Hypomesus transpacificus isolate Combined female chromosome 21, fHypTra1, whole genome shotgun sequence genomic region harbors:
- the LOC124483452 gene encoding tripartite motif-containing protein 16-like has protein sequence MAQQGVVLDYDQFCCSICLDLLKDPVTLPCGHSYCSSCIKGCWDQDEQKGVYSCPQCRQSFTLRPALKRNNMLAEVVEKLKETGGAQAAFSELTSPAGPGEVTCDLCTGPRKQRALKSCLVCMVSYCQTHIQPHYQVPVLKKHKLVEAMSGLQEMICSSHDKLLDVFCRTDQQCICYQCVMENHKGHDTVSVKDEREKKQDKLVLSQQEVQQRVQQREKELKELQQSVESLMRSGQAAEKDIERIFTELIHSIERRRSEVKDLIRAQQGAAVNQTEGMLERLEQEIAELRRRDAELEKLSHTKDNIHFLQNYQSLSSTSVSSDVPSISVPPLQYFKHVTEVVSELRDKLEELIQREWSKISTTVSSVDVFLPPEPKTRADLLTYSYQLTLDPNTAHTDLSLSEENRKVTRLKQQQPYSVCPERFTRYLQVLCREALSGRCYWEVEWRGDFVNIAVSYKDISRADKNSYFGNNKKSWVFQCSSDGYTFRHNRVETAASGPRSSRVGVYLDHKAGTLSFYSVVSDTVTLLHRVQTTFTRTLYPGIYMYDHGASAEIMKLW, from the exons ATGGCCCAACAGGGAGTTGTGCTGGACTATGACCAGTTCTGCTGTTCCATCTGTCTGGACCTCTTAAAGGATCCTGTCACCCTCCCCTGTGGTCACAGCTACTGTAGCAGCTGTATCAAGGGCTGCTGGGACCAGGATGAGCAGAAGGGAGTCTACAGCTGCCCCCAGTGCAGACAGAGCTTCACTCTGAGGCCTGCTCTGAAGAGGAACAACATGCTGGCTGAGgtggtggagaagctgaaggagacaggaggagcccAGGCCGCCTTCTCTGAGCTGACCAGTCCAGCTGGGCCAGGAGAggtgacctgtgacctctgcACTGGGcccaggaagcagagagccctcaagtcctgtctggtgtgtatggtgtcctactgccagactcACATCCAGCCCCACTACCAGGTTCCTGTACTGAAGAAACACAAGCTGGTGGAAGCCATGTCTGGACTGCAGGAGATGATCTGCTCCAGTCATGACAAGCTGCTGGACGTCTTCTGTCGGACAGACCAGCAGTGTATCTGCTATCAGTGTGTGATGGAAAACCATAAAGGCCATGACACGGTGTCAGtcaaagatgagagagagaagaaacag gacAAGCTGGTCCTAAGCCAGCAGGAagtccagcagagagttcagcagagagagaaggagctgaaggagctcCAACAGTCTGTGGAGTCTCTCATG cgcTCTGGCCAGGCAGCAGAGAAGGACATAGAGAGGATCTTCACTGAGCTGATCCACTCCATTGAGAGAAGGCGCTCTGAGGTGAAGGATCTGATCAGAGCCCAACAGGGGGCAGCAGTGAATCAGACTGAAGGAAtgctggagagactggagcaggagatagctgagctgaggaggagagacgctgagctggagaagctctcacacacaaaggacAACATCCACTTCCTCCAG aactACCAGTCTCTCTCCAGTACCAGTGTATCTTCAGATGTCCCCAgcatctctgttcctcctcttcagtACTTCAAACATGTGACTGAGGTGGTCTCTGAGTTGAGAGACAAACTGGAGGAGCTGATCCAGAGAGAGTGGTCCAAGATCTCCACCACAG tctcCTCAGTGGATGTGTTCCTGCCTCCAGAGCCCAAGACCAGAGCAGACCTCTTAACAT aTTCCTATCAGCtcacactggacccaaacacagcacatacagatctctctctgtctgaggagaacagGAAGGTGACACGTCTAAAGCAGCAGCAGCCATATTCTGTCTGTCCAGAGAGGTTCACCAGGTACCTtcaggtgctgtgtagagaggCTCTGTCTGGACGCTGTTACTGGGAGGTGGAGTGGAGAGGTGACTTTGTTAACATAGCAGTCTCATATAAAGACATCAGCAGAGCAGACAAGAACTCTTACTTTGGTAACAATAAAAAGTCCTGGGTGTTCCAGTGCTCTAGTGATGGTTACACGTTCAGACATAACAGAGTTGAGACTGCAGCATCAGGCCCTCGGTCCTCCAGAGTAGGAGTGTATCTGGATCACAAGGCAGGTACTCTGTCCTTCTACAGTGTCGTCTCTGACACAGTGACCCTCCTCCACAGAGTCCAGACCACCTTCACCCGGACACTCTACCCTGGGATTTACATGTATGATCATGGTGCCAGTGCAGAGATTATGAAGCTGTGGTAG
- the ccdc166 gene encoding uncharacterized protein ccdc166 isoform X2 — MSFSPKEVSEDGLSLFVERTTSVRPTPVGVTIQTYPGLSCVTTGSPIDSIHVLHVVYGGQQLGRIAELEREGSSMRCLHSKSLQALKVHFLSEKERYERQVKHRVQALTLAANREALLCLHTHTREVSEENQRLRSELLVLIRRAQALRARQEQLQAQRQALLMEREYVRELQRLRAALLQYHLQTQGGANTPEDKDTHRH, encoded by the exons ATGTCATTTTCACCAAAGGAAGTTAGTGAAGacggtctctccctctttgtagAACGGACTACGTCCGTGAGACCAACTCCAGTTGGTGTCACCATACAGACCTATCCAGGCCTCTCCTGTGTCACCACCGGAAGCCCCATAGACTCTATTCATGTCCTCCATGTTGTCTATGGTGGCCAG CAGCTGGGCCGTATAGccgagctggagagagagggcagcagcATGCGGTGTCTCCACTCCAAGTCCCTGCAGGCCCTGAaggtccacttcctgtctgaaaaGGAGCGCTACGAGCGCCAGGTCAAACACAGGGTGCAGGCCCTCACTCTGGCTGCTAACAGG gaggcgcttctctgcctccacacccacaccagGGAGGTGTCTGAGGAGAACCAGCGGCTGCGGTCTGAGCTGCTGGTTCTGATCCGCCGCGCCCAGGCCCTGAGGGCCCGCCAGGAGCAGCTGCAGGCCCAGCGCCAGGCTCTGCTGATGGAGAGGGAGTACGTCAGGGAGCTCCAGCGCCTGCGGGCCGCCCTGCTGCAGTACCACCTGCAGACACAGGGGGGCGCCAACACACCTGAggataaagacacacacaggcactga
- the ccdc166 gene encoding uncharacterized protein ccdc166 isoform X1: MSFSPKEVSEDGLSLFVERTTSVRPTPVGVTIQTYPGLSCVTTGSPIDSIHVLHVVYGGQQQLGRIAELEREGSSMRCLHSKSLQALKVHFLSEKERYERQVKHRVQALTLAANREALLCLHTHTREVSEENQRLRSELLVLIRRAQALRARQEQLQAQRQALLMEREYVRELQRLRAALLQYHLQTQGGANTPEDKDTHRH, encoded by the exons ATGTCATTTTCACCAAAGGAAGTTAGTGAAGacggtctctccctctttgtagAACGGACTACGTCCGTGAGACCAACTCCAGTTGGTGTCACCATACAGACCTATCCAGGCCTCTCCTGTGTCACCACCGGAAGCCCCATAGACTCTATTCATGTCCTCCATGTTGTCTATGGTGGCCAG CAGCAGCTGGGCCGTATAGccgagctggagagagagggcagcagcATGCGGTGTCTCCACTCCAAGTCCCTGCAGGCCCTGAaggtccacttcctgtctgaaaaGGAGCGCTACGAGCGCCAGGTCAAACACAGGGTGCAGGCCCTCACTCTGGCTGCTAACAGG gaggcgcttctctgcctccacacccacaccagGGAGGTGTCTGAGGAGAACCAGCGGCTGCGGTCTGAGCTGCTGGTTCTGATCCGCCGCGCCCAGGCCCTGAGGGCCCGCCAGGAGCAGCTGCAGGCCCAGCGCCAGGCTCTGCTGATGGAGAGGGAGTACGTCAGGGAGCTCCAGCGCCTGCGGGCCGCCCTGCTGCAGTACCACCTGCAGACACAGGGGGGCGCCAACACACCTGAggataaagacacacacaggcactga